Proteins encoded by one window of Halosolutus gelatinilyticus:
- a CDS encoding sulfatase family protein, with protein sequence MTRPNVLWICTDQQRFDSLGCYGNEYVDTPNIDRLADRGVRFDQAVCQNPVCAPSRASFLTGRYPRTTGVRQNGQQIPETETLVTKSLADDGYTCGLAGKLHISPCNPRAECRPMMETRIDDGYSEFRWSHDPNRTWPTNEYRQWLRERGEEYDPTPHPDSEYVEMGVAPENTQTAWCAQKAINFVEEAADFEQPWLYSVNFFDPHHPFVAPEEYLERYEEILEEIPLPEYEEGELDDKPDFHRDYHEGAYRNPNLFPFAEMDETDHRLLRAAYWAMVDLIDDQVGRLLDALERSGQRENTLVIFMSDHGELLGDNGAYLKGPFFYEQSVRVPLIVSWPGEIREGVVSDALVELVDLAPTLLDAAGVDREPGMQGRSLWPLLAGESDVDEHRDAVYAECYNSPGAIWDETRQYVTMVRTDRYKLTKVHGEDTGELYDLEADPSETDNLWDDPEYADRKAELLSRLTDHMAWTIDPLPEREAPF encoded by the coding sequence ATGACTCGACCGAACGTCCTCTGGATCTGCACCGACCAGCAGCGCTTCGACTCGCTGGGCTGTTACGGCAACGAGTACGTCGATACGCCGAACATCGACCGCCTGGCCGATCGCGGCGTCCGGTTCGACCAGGCGGTCTGTCAGAACCCCGTCTGCGCGCCGAGTCGGGCGAGCTTCCTCACCGGCCGCTACCCGCGGACGACCGGCGTTCGGCAGAACGGCCAGCAGATCCCCGAGACCGAGACGCTCGTCACGAAATCGCTGGCCGACGACGGGTACACCTGCGGCCTCGCCGGCAAGCTCCACATCAGCCCGTGTAACCCCCGCGCGGAGTGCCGGCCCATGATGGAGACGCGGATCGACGACGGCTACTCCGAGTTCCGCTGGTCCCACGATCCCAACCGGACGTGGCCGACCAACGAGTACCGCCAGTGGCTCCGGGAGCGCGGCGAGGAATACGACCCGACGCCTCATCCGGACTCGGAGTACGTCGAGATGGGCGTCGCCCCCGAGAACACGCAGACCGCCTGGTGCGCCCAGAAGGCGATCAACTTCGTCGAGGAGGCCGCGGACTTCGAGCAGCCGTGGCTCTACTCGGTGAACTTCTTCGATCCGCACCACCCCTTCGTCGCGCCCGAGGAGTACCTCGAACGCTACGAGGAGATCTTGGAGGAAATCCCGCTCCCCGAGTACGAGGAAGGGGAACTCGACGACAAGCCCGACTTCCATCGGGACTACCACGAGGGCGCGTACCGCAACCCGAACCTGTTCCCGTTCGCCGAGATGGACGAGACGGACCACCGGTTGCTCCGGGCAGCCTACTGGGCGATGGTCGACCTGATCGACGACCAGGTCGGACGCCTGCTCGACGCCCTGGAGCGATCCGGTCAGCGCGAGAACACGCTCGTGATCTTCATGTCCGACCACGGCGAGCTGCTCGGCGACAACGGCGCCTACCTCAAGGGGCCGTTCTTCTACGAGCAGTCCGTCCGCGTGCCCCTGATCGTCTCGTGGCCCGGCGAGATCCGCGAGGGCGTCGTCAGCGACGCGCTGGTCGAACTCGTCGACCTCGCGCCGACGCTGCTGGACGCCGCTGGCGTCGATCGTGAGCCGGGGATGCAGGGCCGGTCGCTCTGGCCCCTGCTCGCAGGCGAATCGGACGTCGACGAGCACCGCGACGCCGTTTACGCCGAGTGCTACAACTCGCCGGGCGCGATCTGGGACGAGACGCGCCAGTACGTGACGATGGTTCGAACCGACCGGTACAAGCTCACCAAGGTACACGGCGAGGACACCGGGGAGCTCTACGATCTCGAAGCGGATCCCTCGGAGACGGACAACCTGTGGGACGATCCCGAGTACGCCGACCGCAAGGCCGAGTTGCTCTCGCGGCTCACCGACCATATGGCCTGGACGATCGACCCGCTGCCCGAGCGGGAAGCACCCTTCTGA
- a CDS encoding inorganic phosphate transporter, giving the protein MFDAVATIATFGAAGVASLFMAWTIGAGSSGSTPFAPAVGANAISVMRAAFVVGLLGLAGAVLQGANVTAAVGTELVRGVAFTPLSATLGLLVAATLVAVGVFAGYPIATAFTVTGAMVGVGLATGGTPAWGKYIQIGLLWTLTPFVGGATAYATARLLQSEAAADDRVLPGLAVVIGAIVANVGFVVFGPPGGTASLATAAGRALSLPETPANVAATASLAGAFALLVWRAAARDPVACKYRMLLGLGGLVAFSAGGSQVGLALGPIVPLLDAVDVSVSAALVGGGVGLLVGSWTGAPRMIKALSRDYSSLSAERSIAALFPAFIIAQTAVFFGIPVSFNEIIVSTIVGAGYAGRSGGTSASKMGRTVVAWALSLALALLCGYGLASLASAIA; this is encoded by the coding sequence ATGTTCGACGCAGTCGCCACGATAGCGACGTTCGGAGCCGCCGGTGTCGCCAGCCTGTTTATGGCCTGGACGATCGGTGCGGGATCGAGCGGGTCAACGCCGTTCGCACCGGCGGTCGGCGCGAATGCCATCTCCGTGATGCGGGCCGCGTTCGTCGTTGGCCTGCTCGGCCTCGCCGGTGCGGTGTTACAGGGCGCGAACGTGACAGCGGCGGTCGGGACAGAACTCGTCCGCGGCGTCGCGTTCACGCCGCTCTCGGCAACGCTTGGGCTACTCGTCGCCGCGACGCTCGTCGCCGTCGGCGTATTCGCCGGCTACCCGATCGCAACCGCGTTCACTGTGACAGGTGCGATGGTCGGCGTGGGCCTTGCGACCGGTGGCACGCCCGCATGGGGGAAGTACATCCAAATTGGCCTGCTGTGGACGCTTACGCCGTTCGTCGGCGGGGCGACGGCGTACGCGACTGCCCGCCTGTTGCAGTCCGAAGCGGCCGCCGACGATCGAGTGCTGCCGGGGCTGGCCGTGGTCATCGGCGCCATCGTCGCCAACGTCGGCTTCGTAGTCTTCGGGCCACCCGGAGGGACCGCGTCGCTCGCGACGGCCGCCGGGCGGGCGCTCTCGCTCCCCGAGACGCCCGCGAACGTGGCTGCAACCGCGTCGCTTGCGGGGGCATTCGCCCTCCTCGTGTGGCGCGCGGCCGCTCGTGATCCGGTCGCGTGCAAGTACCGCATGCTGCTCGGGCTCGGCGGCCTCGTCGCGTTCTCCGCCGGCGGAAGCCAAGTCGGCCTTGCGCTCGGGCCGATCGTCCCGCTGCTCGACGCCGTCGACGTGTCCGTCTCGGCCGCGCTCGTCGGCGGCGGGGTGGGCCTGCTGGTCGGCTCCTGGACCGGCGCGCCGCGCATGATCAAGGCGCTCTCGCGGGACTACTCCTCGCTGTCCGCCGAGCGGTCGATCGCGGCGCTGTTTCCGGCGTTCATCATCGCGCAGACGGCCGTGTTCTTCGGCATCCCGGTATCGTTCAACGAGATCATCGTCAGCACTATCGTCGGCGCCGGGTACGCCGGCCGGTCGGGCGGGACGAGCGCGTCCAAGATGGGCCGGACGGTCGTCGCCTGGGCCCTGTCGCTCGCCCTCGCGCTGTTGTGCGGCTACGGACTCGCGTCGCTCGCCTCGGCGATCGCGTGA
- a CDS encoding oligosaccharide flippase family protein, with protein MAVKSESTLDDEQLSEALESVTHGAVATISGTVLQKVIMFGTNLLLTHSLGVGVYGVYALALRIFQMVTQFAHLGSNPALVRYVPAYENDRDRQRRILGLAYCTALAASLLFAAGLIVAAPTINGWTIGHPAFPPVLRIFAILIPLNVFINLVSDLFRTLELIEYQVLVLRILRPGARLLSVAVAFRAGYSVLGTVAAVGTATFGVFLVAVSLSLVRIDLRPSLRGAGAEARAFFNYALPNSLASLGGLLRNRVDVLLIGFVLSSSAAGIYNIALFLTSFIALPLLAFNQLFPPIASRLYANGGTEELQAAYSAITRWIFSGALLVGSIELVFRAELLGLFGTDYVRGELVLVLFVFGQLLNAAVGSAGWLLLMTDHQYLTALNSWLLGVLNLGLSYYFILQFGLVGAALGTAGALGVINLCRVVELWYLEGLHPYTRLFAKPIAAGLGSVGAMYAASLLMSGGAALAVGVPIGVAAYAGQLVLYGVEPDDKQLFGALFAGYADAFKVKL; from the coding sequence GTGGCAGTGAAGTCAGAGTCGACGCTGGACGACGAGCAGCTATCGGAGGCGCTCGAGTCGGTAACCCACGGGGCCGTCGCGACGATCAGCGGGACGGTGCTCCAGAAGGTCATCATGTTCGGGACCAACCTCCTGCTCACCCATAGCCTCGGCGTCGGCGTGTACGGGGTGTACGCCCTGGCGCTCCGCATCTTCCAGATGGTAACCCAGTTCGCCCACCTGGGATCGAACCCGGCGCTGGTGCGGTACGTCCCGGCCTACGAGAACGACCGGGATCGCCAGCGGCGAATCCTCGGGCTGGCCTACTGCACCGCGCTGGCCGCGAGCCTGCTGTTCGCGGCGGGGCTGATCGTCGCCGCTCCGACGATCAACGGCTGGACGATCGGCCATCCGGCGTTCCCGCCGGTGCTGCGGATCTTCGCGATCCTGATCCCGCTCAACGTCTTCATCAACCTCGTTAGTGACCTGTTCCGGACGCTCGAGCTGATCGAGTACCAGGTGCTGGTGCTGCGGATCCTGCGACCAGGGGCGCGATTGCTCTCGGTCGCGGTCGCGTTTCGGGCCGGCTACTCCGTCCTCGGGACGGTCGCGGCCGTCGGCACCGCGACGTTCGGGGTCTTCCTAGTCGCGGTCTCGCTCTCGCTGGTCCGGATCGACCTCCGACCGTCGCTGCGCGGGGCCGGCGCCGAGGCGCGCGCGTTCTTCAACTACGCGCTGCCGAACTCGTTGGCCAGCCTCGGCGGCCTCCTCCGGAACCGCGTCGACGTCCTGTTGATCGGGTTCGTGCTGTCGTCGTCCGCGGCGGGGATCTACAACATCGCGCTGTTCCTGACGAGCTTCATCGCGCTACCGCTGCTGGCGTTCAACCAGCTGTTCCCCCCGATCGCGTCGCGGCTCTACGCGAACGGGGGCACGGAGGAGCTGCAGGCCGCCTACAGCGCCATCACCCGGTGGATCTTCAGCGGCGCCTTGCTCGTGGGCTCGATCGAACTCGTATTCCGCGCCGAACTGCTGGGACTGTTCGGCACCGACTACGTCCGGGGCGAACTCGTGTTGGTCCTGTTCGTGTTCGGCCAGCTGCTCAACGCCGCCGTCGGGTCGGCCGGCTGGCTGCTGTTGATGACTGACCACCAGTACCTCACTGCGCTCAACAGCTGGCTACTCGGCGTCCTCAACCTCGGGCTGAGCTACTACTTCATTCTCCAGTTCGGCCTCGTGGGCGCCGCGCTGGGGACTGCCGGCGCGCTGGGCGTGATCAATCTCTGTCGGGTCGTCGAGCTGTGGTACCTGGAGGGACTTCACCCCTACACCCGGCTGTTCGCGAAGCCGATCGCGGCCGGGCTGGGATCTGTCGGCGCCATGTACGCCGCGAGTCTGCTGATGTCCGGCGGCGCCGCCCTCGCTGTCGGCGTTCCGATCGGCGTCGCGGCGTACGCCGGGCAGCTCGTGCTCTACGGCGTCGAGCCCGACGACAAGCAGTTGTTCGGAGCGCTGTTCGCGGGCTACGCGGACGCGTTCAAGGTGAAGCTCTGA
- a CDS encoding ABC transporter ATP-binding protein — MSKNVRLESTRTSDDVIFELRDVSVTFDMDRGTSRVLDNVEFDVERGEILGVVGESGSGKSMFASAMLDAVVDPGVLSGDVVYHPENGEPIDVLGLSDEELRQFRWEEVSMVFQGAMNSFNPTKKIRNHFVETLKAHGYDVEEGIEHARDLIADLFMEPDNVMDSYPHELSGGMKQRALIALSMVLDPEVLVMDEPTAALDLLMQRSIIRLMEKIQRKYDITIVFITHDLPLVAELADRLAVMYAFEFVESGPTQEILTNPAHPYTRSLLNATPNIKAPVDEMKPIEGSAPDPVNVPEGCSYHPRCPMADETCVSVDPGYYGIDADHRAKCHHWEQSAEAVPLQGIRERIEDADESTYDVIAADEDSTPVVTLDDVEVHFEDADGGIIADLFGDPDIVRAVDGISLDIYENEVVALVGESGCGKTTLGKTAIGLQRPTGGSVKYRGQDVWDAKDRRGDVDVPHGEIRKALQIIHQDPGSALNPNRTIMHSLTMPLKQWNPDLDMADRQARILGMLERVGMSPPEDYAQRYPHQLSGGEKQRVALIRALLMEPDLILGDEAISALDVSLRVEMMDLMLELQEIFDTAFLFISHDFSNARYITEKAGGRIGVMYLGEIVEMGPVDQIVNDPKHPYTKSLVWATPDLETDKGDEEMPIRDIDIPNPKNPPSGCRFHTRCPEAREVCSRETPEPTSSDGDEIHQAACFREYDNHEYWSSPAITGDDGSTAGEAGAGAHATGQSDD; from the coding sequence ATGAGTAAGAACGTACGGCTAGAATCGACTCGGACGTCCGACGACGTGATCTTCGAGTTGCGCGACGTCAGCGTTACCTTCGACATGGATCGAGGCACCTCTCGGGTCCTGGACAACGTGGAGTTCGACGTCGAGCGCGGCGAGATCCTCGGCGTCGTCGGCGAATCCGGCTCCGGAAAGTCGATGTTCGCGTCCGCGATGCTGGACGCCGTCGTCGACCCGGGCGTACTCAGCGGTGACGTCGTCTACCACCCCGAGAACGGTGAACCGATCGACGTGCTGGGACTGAGCGACGAGGAGCTGCGGCAGTTCCGCTGGGAGGAGGTGTCGATGGTGTTCCAGGGGGCGATGAACTCGTTCAACCCGACGAAGAAGATTCGCAACCACTTTGTCGAGACGCTCAAGGCCCACGGCTACGACGTCGAAGAGGGTATCGAGCACGCCCGCGATCTCATCGCCGACCTGTTCATGGAGCCCGACAACGTGATGGACTCGTATCCACACGAGCTCTCCGGCGGGATGAAACAGCGGGCGCTCATCGCGCTGAGCATGGTGTTAGACCCCGAGGTGCTCGTCATGGACGAGCCGACCGCCGCACTGGACCTGCTGATGCAGCGGTCGATCATCCGGCTGATGGAGAAGATTCAGCGCAAGTACGACATCACGATCGTCTTCATTACCCACGACCTCCCGCTGGTCGCCGAGCTGGCCGACCGGCTGGCGGTGATGTACGCCTTCGAGTTCGTCGAGTCCGGGCCGACCCAGGAGATCCTGACGAACCCGGCCCACCCCTACACTCGATCGCTGCTCAACGCAACGCCGAACATCAAGGCGCCCGTCGACGAGATGAAGCCGATCGAGGGGTCGGCGCCGGACCCGGTCAACGTGCCCGAGGGGTGCTCGTACCACCCACGGTGCCCGATGGCCGACGAGACGTGCGTCAGCGTCGATCCGGGGTACTACGGCATCGACGCCGACCACCGGGCGAAGTGCCACCACTGGGAGCAGTCGGCCGAGGCGGTCCCCCTCCAGGGAATCCGAGAGCGGATCGAGGACGCCGACGAGAGCACCTACGACGTGATCGCGGCCGACGAGGACAGCACGCCGGTCGTCACGTTAGACGATGTCGAGGTCCACTTCGAGGACGCCGACGGCGGCATCATCGCCGACCTGTTCGGCGACCCCGACATCGTCCGCGCGGTCGACGGCATCTCGCTGGACATCTACGAGAACGAGGTTGTCGCGCTCGTCGGCGAGTCCGGCTGCGGCAAGACGACGCTGGGCAAGACCGCGATCGGTCTCCAGCGGCCAACGGGCGGTTCAGTGAAGTATCGCGGGCAGGACGTCTGGGACGCCAAGGACCGAAGAGGGGATGTCGACGTCCCGCACGGCGAGATCCGGAAAGCCCTGCAGATCATCCACCAGGACCCCGGAAGCGCGCTGAACCCGAACCGGACGATCATGCACAGCCTGACGATGCCGCTCAAGCAGTGGAATCCGGACCTCGACATGGCGGACCGGCAGGCCCGCATCCTCGGGATGCTAGAGCGGGTCGGCATGTCCCCGCCGGAAGACTACGCACAGCGGTACCCCCACCAGCTCTCGGGCGGCGAGAAACAGCGGGTCGCGCTGATCCGCGCGCTCCTGATGGAGCCCGACCTCATTCTCGGCGACGAGGCCATCAGCGCGCTCGACGTCTCCCTGCGCGTCGAGATGATGGACCTCATGCTCGAGCTGCAGGAGATATTCGACACCGCGTTTCTCTTCATCTCCCACGACTTCTCGAACGCCCGCTACATCACCGAGAAGGCCGGCGGGCGGATCGGCGTGATGTACCTCGGGGAGATCGTCGAGATGGGGCCCGTCGACCAGATCGTCAACGACCCGAAACACCCCTACACGAAGAGCCTCGTCTGGGCGACGCCCGACCTGGAGACCGACAAGGGCGACGAGGAGATGCCGATCCGTGATATCGACATCCCGAACCCGAAGAATCCGCCGTCGGGCTGTCGGTTCCACACGCGCTGTCCCGAGGCCCGCGAGGTCTGTTCGCGCGAGACGCCCGAGCCGACGTCCTCGGACGGCGACGAAATCCACCAGGCGGCCTGCTTCCGCGAGTACGACAACCACGAGTACTGGTCGAGTCCTGCTATCACCGGCGACGATGGATCGACCGCCGGCGAGGCCGGTGCCGGAGCGCACGCGACCGGGCAGTCCGACGACTGA
- a CDS encoding ABC transporter permease, whose translation MSHSDERSNPFETVSDVEISRKEYYRTVLDTNVLAPLRILLNDPRGLFGFSTIVFFILVGTVGVWLTNPPDGTGGVLLSPFQNMEYPLGTDRYGNDLMLGLIHATPFMLLMIAGGALYNISVATIVGTFAGYKGGRIDEILMMICDAIIAVPGLPLVIVIAVIFEPTNPFVVGIVITLPRWAGLARALRSEVLSVRQESYIEASRTMGIPTRTILRHEIVPNLMPYIMINLVNAARGVIFASVGLYFLGILSVSTQNWGVMMNLAYTAAGSLYTWQSAHWLILPMICVVWLSFGLIMFGQAADKVFNPRLRARHAETVDEEAR comes from the coding sequence ATGAGTCATTCTGACGAGCGATCGAATCCCTTCGAAACCGTCTCCGACGTCGAGATCTCCCGCAAGGAGTACTACCGCACGGTCCTAGACACGAACGTCCTCGCGCCGCTCCGGATCCTGTTGAATGACCCGCGCGGGCTGTTCGGCTTCTCGACGATCGTGTTCTTCATCCTCGTCGGGACCGTCGGCGTCTGGCTCACCAACCCGCCGGACGGCACCGGCGGCGTGCTCCTATCGCCGTTCCAGAACATGGAGTACCCGCTCGGGACCGATCGGTACGGCAACGACCTGATGCTGGGGCTGATCCACGCGACCCCGTTCATGTTGCTGATGATCGCGGGCGGCGCGCTGTACAACATCTCGGTGGCGACGATCGTCGGGACCTTCGCCGGCTACAAGGGCGGGCGAATCGACGAGATCCTGATGATGATCTGCGACGCGATCATCGCGGTCCCGGGACTGCCGCTGGTGATCGTCATCGCGGTCATCTTCGAGCCGACGAATCCCTTCGTGGTCGGGATCGTCATCACCCTACCGCGGTGGGCGGGGCTCGCACGGGCGCTCCGATCGGAGGTGCTCAGCGTCCGCCAGGAGTCCTACATCGAGGCCTCGCGCACGATGGGCATCCCGACCCGGACGATCCTCCGCCACGAGATCGTCCCGAACCTGATGCCCTACATCATGATCAACCTTGTCAACGCGGCGCGGGGCGTCATCTTCGCCTCCGTCGGCCTGTACTTCCTAGGGATCCTCTCGGTCAGCACGCAGAACTGGGGTGTCATGATGAACCTGGCCTACACCGCTGCCGGATCGCTGTACACCTGGCAATCGGCGCACTGGCTGATCTTGCCGATGATCTGCGTCGTCTGGCTGTCGTTCGGCCTCATCATGTTCGGACAGGCAGCCGACAAGGTGTTCAACCCGCGACTCAGGGCCCGCCACGCCGAGACCGTCGACGAGGAAGCACGATGA
- a CDS encoding ABC transporter permease, with translation MNWYLKRTLQALLTIYAVVSFTFVMIRQLPGGPQDYIRARLIQQKGGSLTTQEMEQLNALVESYVNIQPDKPLWQQYIDYVVAVFQGDLGRSIWHQEAVASVIAERLPWTIFLMAMAITLTFTLGITLGALMAYAEGTKFDVAFSSLSTFLTSVPYYVVAILLVYILGYQMQLFPIGGRMTPGTVPGLNYAFFAGVLVHAALPIASMVVTGIGGRALGMRGNSVRVMGEDYIRVAQLRGLRSRRIALHYVARNALLPLYTSLMISIGFMFGGAVILEKVFNYRGAGLLLFQSIKTRDYTLMMGCFLVITVAVVIGIYIADLTYGKLDPRLESGERHESF, from the coding sequence ATGAACTGGTACCTGAAACGGACGCTGCAGGCGCTGCTGACGATTTACGCTGTCGTCTCCTTCACGTTCGTGATGATCAGACAGCTCCCTGGCGGACCACAGGACTACATCCGGGCACGGCTCATCCAACAGAAAGGCGGGTCGTTAACCACCCAGGAGATGGAGCAGCTCAACGCACTCGTCGAATCGTACGTGAACATCCAGCCGGACAAGCCGCTCTGGCAGCAGTACATCGACTACGTGGTCGCCGTCTTCCAGGGCGACCTCGGACGATCGATCTGGCATCAGGAGGCGGTAGCGTCGGTCATCGCCGAACGCCTGCCCTGGACGATATTCCTGATGGCGATGGCGATCACGCTGACGTTCACGCTCGGCATCACGCTCGGTGCGCTGATGGCCTACGCCGAGGGGACCAAATTCGACGTCGCGTTCAGTTCGCTCTCAACGTTTCTGACGTCGGTCCCCTACTACGTGGTCGCCATCCTGCTCGTATACATCTTGGGCTACCAGATGCAGCTGTTCCCGATCGGCGGCCGGATGACGCCGGGGACGGTACCGGGGCTGAACTACGCATTCTTCGCCGGCGTACTGGTCCACGCGGCGCTCCCGATCGCGTCGATGGTCGTGACGGGAATCGGCGGCCGCGCGCTCGGGATGCGCGGGAACAGCGTCCGCGTGATGGGCGAAGACTACATCCGCGTCGCGCAGTTGCGCGGACTCCGATCGCGGCGCATCGCGCTCCACTACGTCGCCCGGAACGCGCTGTTGCCGCTATACACGAGCCTGATGATCTCCATCGGGTTCATGTTCGGTGGCGCGGTCATCTTGGAGAAAGTGTTCAATTATAGAGGGGCCGGCCTTCTGCTGTTCCAGTCGATCAAAACCCGGGACTACACGCTCATGATGGGCTGTTTCCTGGTGATCACTGTCGCCGTCGTGATCGGCATTTATATCGCCGATCTGACGTACGGCAAACTCGACCCGCGGCTCGAATCGGGTGAGCGACATGAGTCATTCTGA
- a CDS encoding ABC transporter substrate-binding protein — MADHANHVSDGNSCISRRDLLQASGAAGVVALAGCFGSGGGNAAGTFVAPINSSPDEVHYNPYNTGQYVGGLSNLIWDYLFQYNYKTGEWHNRIGTDLQIDGTTATLSLSSDYAWMDGDPVTAEDVVTQLELERHIDYPIWNYIDGAEAVDDATIELSLQEEINPDIFIQILNREIHVKRDGEFADWVEQFENASSDQEREEISNEFLQFRYAEDDDDPMANGPYKVKDEQEGQWMLERNENYPIETNITTYKKLSVGGDQDIWQMMISDRIDGRVTQAVQADVAKQLPDTLHKIDIPAFGGLAPMFNFRNEVFATREFRQAMAFLIDRNTVEQNVNPRHQASQYISGMTDQMAENWLGTDFLENTLTSYGPGSKPDRAAEKMREAGLERSDGQWYDTNGEPIAIEWMSPPWPGPIGVSETLKQSLPDFGIEFSSTTVEPGQFFTARGNGDFQLGFNALLGGPHPYFFAQDVLEAPKTSHSAHPTDEVELPPIGQPDGSQETVNLSEMIQALAANQSDDQVTEAVKQYAWWFNQDLPYFKLTDATFPSYLSSDGFDIPDLDDDVMYVHGPAQQLFKESKEGSNQALIQTTEE, encoded by the coding sequence ATGGCAGACCATGCCAATCACGTATCCGACGGGAACAGCTGCATCTCCCGCCGAGACCTCCTGCAGGCGAGCGGGGCAGCCGGCGTCGTCGCGCTCGCCGGTTGTTTCGGAAGCGGCGGCGGAAACGCAGCCGGAACATTCGTGGCGCCGATCAACTCCTCTCCGGACGAAGTGCATTATAACCCCTACAACACAGGCCAGTACGTAGGCGGCCTCTCGAACCTGATCTGGGACTACCTGTTCCAGTACAACTACAAGACGGGCGAGTGGCACAACCGCATCGGCACCGACCTCCAGATCGACGGGACGACCGCGACCCTATCGCTGAGTTCCGACTACGCCTGGATGGACGGCGATCCGGTCACCGCCGAGGACGTTGTCACCCAACTCGAACTCGAACGACACATCGACTATCCGATCTGGAACTACATCGACGGCGCCGAGGCGGTCGACGACGCCACGATCGAGCTGTCGCTCCAAGAAGAGATAAACCCAGACATCTTCATCCAGATCCTGAACCGGGAGATCCACGTCAAGCGCGACGGCGAGTTCGCCGACTGGGTCGAACAGTTCGAGAACGCCAGCTCGGACCAAGAACGCGAGGAGATTTCGAACGAGTTCCTCCAGTTCCGGTACGCGGAAGACGACGACGATCCGATGGCGAACGGTCCGTACAAGGTCAAAGACGAGCAGGAGGGCCAGTGGATGCTCGAGCGGAACGAAAACTATCCGATCGAGACCAACATTACGACATACAAGAAGCTCTCGGTCGGCGGCGACCAGGACATCTGGCAGATGATGATCTCCGACCGTATCGACGGGCGCGTCACCCAGGCCGTCCAGGCCGACGTCGCGAAACAACTCCCGGACACGCTACACAAGATCGACATTCCCGCCTTCGGGGGGCTGGCGCCGATGTTCAACTTCCGCAACGAGGTGTTCGCGACCCGCGAGTTCCGCCAGGCGATGGCGTTTCTGATCGACCGCAACACGGTCGAACAGAACGTCAACCCGCGCCATCAAGCGTCCCAATACATCTCCGGGATGACCGACCAGATGGCCGAGAACTGGCTCGGGACCGACTTCCTAGAGAACACGCTGACGAGCTACGGGCCCGGGTCCAAACCCGACAGGGCGGCCGAGAAGATGCGCGAGGCCGGACTAGAGCGGTCCGACGGGCAGTGGTACGACACCAACGGCGAGCCGATCGCGATTGAGTGGATGAGTCCGCCGTGGCCCGGCCCGATCGGCGTCAGCGAGACGCTCAAGCAGTCCTTGCCTGACTTCGGCATCGAGTTCTCGTCGACGACGGTCGAGCCGGGACAGTTCTTTACCGCGCGCGGGAACGGCGACTTCCAACTCGGATTCAACGCGCTGCTGGGCGGCCCGCATCCGTACTTCTTCGCACAGGACGTGTTAGAGGCGCCGAAGACGTCCCACTCGGCCCACCCCACGGACGAGGTCGAACTGCCGCCGATCGGCCAGCCCGACGGGAGCCAGGAGACGGTCAACCTCAGCGAGATGATCCAGGCGCTGGCTGCCAACCAATCGGATGATCAGGTCACCGAAGCCGTTAAACAGTACGCGTGGTGGTTCAACCAGGATCTGCCGTACTTCAAGCTGACTGATGCTACCTTCCCGTCGTACCTCTCGAGCGATGGCTTCGACATCCCGGATCTCGACGACGACGTGATGTACGTTCACGGGCCGGCCCAACAGCTGTTCAAGGAGTCCAAAGAGGGCAGCAATCAAGCGCTGATCCAGACGACGGAGGAATAA